Sequence from the Argonema galeatum A003/A1 genome:
TAAAGGTGCGTTACCTGTAACCCTTGTAGAGACGTTGCATGCAACGTCTCTACATTCTATGAAAGGAGATGTCTAATGAACAATGAACAATGACCAATGACCAGTGACTATTAGCTATATTGCTCTTTCGATTGAGTTTCTGGATTTAGGTTGAACAGCGTTTGCAGAGTCTGCATTGCTTTGCGTCTCGCTTCAATATCCTGCTGCGCTCGCAGTTGTACCATCGGATCGTGCAGAATTTTATTGACAATCCCCCGCGTGAGGGCTTCAATAACTTCTTGATGTTTTTCGGCAAATTCAGTACCGAGCCGAGACAAAGCTTTTTCCAACTCTTGGGCGCGGATTGTTTCCATTTTATCCCGCAGACAGCTGATGGTAGAAACAGTTTCCAAACTGCGCCACCACAGATCGAAAGCTTCTACCTCTTCATCCAAAAGCACCTCAGCTTCCTTCGCCATCTGTCGCCGACTTTCCTGATTCTGCGCCACTACAGCTTTCAAATCATCGACATTGAAAGCTTGAACATTAGCCAGATCGTTCGCATCGGCATCAACGTTGCGCGGAACGGAAATATCAAATAACATCAAAGACCGATTTGGTGACAAAACTGGTTCCAGTTTTGCCCGATTAAGTAGCGGTTCAGTGGCAGAAGTACTGGTAAAAACTATATCCGACGCTGCGATTACCTGCATCATTTCGGAAAGCGGGTAAAGTTGCAGCTGCACTTCATCAGCGAACTTACTTGCCAACTCTTCAGATCGTTGCATAGAGCGATTCAAAATCGCTATTTCACTTGCGCCTTTGGAGATCAGATGTTGCACCAGCAGCCGAGACATTTTGCCAGCACCCAGAATCCCTATTCGACAAGCTGCTATATTTGGCACTTTCATTTGCGCCAACTCCACAGCAGCGGAGCTGATGGAGACTGCACCAGTACCAATGCTGGTTTCGGTGCGGACTCGCTTACCAGCGGTGAGGGCTTGATTGAGGAGTCGGTTAAGGATGCGTCCGACGCCTTTGTACTGCTGACATATTTTGTGAGTATGTTTAACCTGAGCCAAAATTTGCCCTTCCCCAAGCACCAGACTATCCAAACCGGCGGCAACCCGCATCATGTGCATGACGGCATCTTCGTGCAGCAACATAAATAGGTGCTTACGCAGGTCAATCGGCGGCAATTTGCTGTAGTCGGAGAGGAACTGGCGTACTTCTGAAATTCCCTGTTCGGTTTCGCTGGTAACTATGTAAATTTCCAGACGGTTACAGGTGCTGAGGATGGCAACTTCCTCGATATTGGGGTAACTGCAAAGTTGCGCGATCGCACTTTCCGTCTGCGCTTCTGGAATGCTCAGTTTTTCACGAATTTCAACAGGTGCTGTTTTGTGGCTAAGCCCTACTACTGCAATATTCATTTGCTAATTGTTAATTGCTAATTGCTAATTGCTAATTTGGCATTGGAATCAGTTTGGGCATTGGGGTTAGTTTGGGCATAGTTTTTCTGAACTTGCCCATGCCCAATGCCCCATGCCCTGTTACCTAATGACTACCTCAATTGCAGACTCTTCGGCTCGTCAAACAGGTGGATCGTGTCAACAAAGCGAGCCGTCTTGGACTGAGTAGAAATGACCAAGCTATGAGTCCGGGCTCCTCCGTTGAAGAAGCGGACGCCTTCCATCAGCGTTCCAGGAGTGATACCGCTGGCTGCAAATAACACCGTATTGCCAGAAGCCAGTTCCTCAGCCTCATAAATCTTGTCGGGGTCGTTGATACCCATTTCTTTGAGACGAGCGAGGTTGCCTTCTTTACTTTCACCGATCAGGCCAGTTTTCACAACCTCTGGATCGTAAATCAATTGACCTTGGAAGTGTCCTCCCAAACAGCGCATGGCGGCGGCTGAGATGACGCCTTCTGGTGCTGCGCCAATGCCCATCAGCGCGTGAATGTTCGTACCCGAAAAGGCACAGGAGATGGCGGCTGAAACGTCACCATCGCTAATCAGGCGCACTCTTGCCCCGGCTTGGCGAATTTCCTGAATTAGTTCTTTGTGACGGGGACGATCCATTACCACCACTACCAATTCCTCAATAGAGCGGCTCAAGCACTCGGCGAGAACCTTGAGGTTGTGGGTGGCGGATTTGCTAATATCGACGTGGCCCCGCGCTGCTGGGGGAGCAGCTAGCTTCTTCATGTAGAAGTCAGGCGCGGCAAACAAACCGCCTTTTTCGGAAATTGCCAGCACCGCCATTGAGCCATTTTGACCGTAAGCAACTAGGTTAGTGCCTTCGCAAGGGTCAACAGCAATGTCAATTTCTACCAGTTCGTCTGGGTTGCAAAAGGCTTTGGCATCCTCACGGGTACAGATACCAACTTCTTCACCGATAAAGAGCATGGGGGCTTCATCGCGTTCGCCTTCGCCGATCACGATGCGACCTCTCATGTGAATATTGTTCATCCGCTCCCGCATGGCTTCTACCGCCACGCGGTCAGCCTCGTTTTTATCGCCTTTACCCATCAAACGGGAAGATGCGATCGCTGCTTGCTCAACTACCTCTATAATCTCTAAACTGAGTGTATTTTCCACGGGGTGCGTCCTTCCAAACTGCTTGATTTTGCTAGGTTTCGTCTGGCTCTAACAGTTTTCAAGTCTATCAGAGTAGGGATCGCTGTGCAGAGGTGTCGGGGTTCAAGCCGTGTTAAGTTTTGCTGCTGGTGTTTGTGGCCCGATCGGATTTGGCACAAAAGAAGTTTCACCTTGTTATCCTCGATCCTAATATCCTGGTATCCCGTGGAAGGAAATAATACTATTCGCCCAGCACCTGATGTGATGGTGGTGTTTGCCAGACCAAAAGGCGAATCTCCTTCAAAGACGCTTTGCGATCGCGGTTCTTACCAACAATGGCGAGAAAATAATATTCCGCCTCAAGTTGTTTTTATTAGATCGACAACGGCAATTAGCCGCACAACAAGCCGAACGACTAGCCCAAAGATTGCGATCGATCGGCATAAATCCCGATGAACTTTAAATCTAGACTAAATACAGTTACTACACCATCATCAAGGAAACCAAAATGCTCGACTTCCTCAACCCCATCCTGGGCCGCCATCCAGAGCAAATCAAAGCCAACGTAGAGATTTACACCTGGCAAACCTGTCCTTTCTGTATCCGCGCCAAAATGCTGCTCTGGTGGAAAGGCGTTAAATACACCGAATACAAAATCGACGGCGACGAGGAAGCTAGAAACAAAATGGCCGATCGGGCCAACGGACGCCGTTCAGTCCCCCAAATTTTCATCAATAATCAGCACATCGGTGGATGCGACGATATCTATCAGCTGGATACACAAGG
This genomic interval carries:
- the glpX gene encoding class II fructose-bisphosphatase, whose translation is MENTLSLEIIEVVEQAAIASSRLMGKGDKNEADRVAVEAMRERMNNIHMRGRIVIGEGERDEAPMLFIGEEVGICTREDAKAFCNPDELVEIDIAVDPCEGTNLVAYGQNGSMAVLAISEKGGLFAAPDFYMKKLAAPPAARGHVDISKSATHNLKVLAECLSRSIEELVVVVMDRPRHKELIQEIRQAGARVRLISDGDVSAAISCAFSGTNIHALMGIGAAPEGVISAAAMRCLGGHFQGQLIYDPEVVKTGLIGESKEGNLARLKEMGINDPDKIYEAEELASGNTVLFAASGITPGTLMEGVRFFNGGARTHSLVISTQSKTARFVDTIHLFDEPKSLQLR
- the grxC gene encoding glutaredoxin 3; its protein translation is MLDFLNPILGRHPEQIKANVEIYTWQTCPFCIRAKMLLWWKGVKYTEYKIDGDEEARNKMADRANGRRSVPQIFINNQHIGGCDDIYQLDTQGNLDSLLTQPAV
- a CDS encoding glutamyl-tRNA reductase translates to MNIAVVGLSHKTAPVEIREKLSIPEAQTESAIAQLCSYPNIEEVAILSTCNRLEIYIVTSETEQGISEVRQFLSDYSKLPPIDLRKHLFMLLHEDAVMHMMRVAAGLDSLVLGEGQILAQVKHTHKICQQYKGVGRILNRLLNQALTAGKRVRTETSIGTGAVSISSAAVELAQMKVPNIAACRIGILGAGKMSRLLVQHLISKGASEIAILNRSMQRSEELASKFADEVQLQLYPLSEMMQVIAASDIVFTSTSATEPLLNRAKLEPVLSPNRSLMLFDISVPRNVDADANDLANVQAFNVDDLKAVVAQNQESRRQMAKEAEVLLDEEVEAFDLWWRSLETVSTISCLRDKMETIRAQELEKALSRLGTEFAEKHQEVIEALTRGIVNKILHDPMVQLRAQQDIEARRKAMQTLQTLFNLNPETQSKEQYS